One genomic region from Rosa rugosa chromosome 1, drRosRugo1.1, whole genome shotgun sequence encodes:
- the LOC133709864 gene encoding uncharacterized protein LOC133709864 — MQEPELHDLSDDADYAASQQYGSASMMRTDSGKHSSSSEHEGAEVVYTKDNVTIHPSMLASERISGRLRLIKQGSSLFMTWIPYKGQNSNARVSEKDRILYTIRGVPLTEVRSIRRHTPALGWQYIIVVLATGLAFPPLYFYNGGVKEFLATIKQHVFIVRSAEDANVFLVNDFQNPLQKTLSSLEIPRALSIGSEPSTSFSVGESSVDENQERTSEDVQNDNTTISQYNERQRQKNYDPARDLSIQVLEKFSLVTKFARETTSQLFRDGHSNGYGSIGRRSNSLSSLDYPSQKASDDSNKVSDKSPVPQDPLEFDKNSLVWGKPRQPPLESAEWYTFLDSEGRIMDSEALRKRIFYGGVEHKLRKEVWPFLLGYHAYDSTYAEREYLKAMKKAEFETVKKQWQSISPEQARRFTKFRERKGLIDKDVVRTDRSISFYDGDDNPNVNLLHDILLTYSFYNFDLGYCQGMSDLLSPILFVLGDESESFWCFVKLMERLGPNFNRDQNGMHSQLFAITKLVEMLDSPLHNYFTQRDCLNYFFCFRWVLIQFKREFEFDKTLRLWEVLWTHYPSEHLHLYVCVAILKRYRSKIIGEQMDFDTLLKFINELSGQINLDAVVRDAEALCICAGENGDACIPPGTPPSLPVDDGLLYPQQELDEIL, encoded by the exons ATGCAGGAACCGGAGCTCCACGACCTCTCCGACGACGCCGATTACGCCGCGTCGCAGCAATAC GGCTCGGCGAGCATGATGCGAACCGATAGCGGCAAACACAGCTCTTCGAGCGAGCACGAAGGCGCCGAGGTCGTTTATACCAAGGATAATGTGACCATCCACCCCTCCATGCTCGCGTCGGAGAGGATTAGCGGACGATTGAGGCTAATCAAGCAAGGCTCTTCTCTGTTTATG ACGTGGATTCCGTACAAGGGGCAAAACTCGAACGCTAGGGTTTCTGAGAAAG ATAGAATTCTTTATACTATAAGGGGGGTGCCGTTGACAGAGGTTCGGTCCATTCGGCGCCACACTCCTGCACTTGGATGGCAGTACATTATCGTTGTTTTGGCAACTG GACTTGCGTTTCCCCCTCTGTACTTCTACAATGGAGGAGTCAAGGAGTTCCTTGCTACAATAAAGCAGCATGTGTTTATAGTGAG GTCAGCTGAGGATGCTAATGTATTTCTTGTGAATGATTTTCAAAATCCTCTGCAG AAAACTCTTTCATCTTTAGAGATACCAAGGGCTCTTTCTATTGGAAGTGAACCATCTACATCATTCTCAGTTGGCGAGTCCTCTGTAGATGAAAATCAGGAGAGAACAAGTGAGGATGTTCAGAATGATAATACAACAATTTCTCAATATAATGAGAGGCAAAGGCAAAAGAATTATGATCCTGCACGAGATCTCTCAATTCAAGTGTTGGAAAAATTCTCTCTGGTGACAAAATTTGCTCGAGAAACAACTTCGCAACTCTTCCGTGATGGCCATAGTAATGGATATGGTAGTATAGGAAGGAGAAGTAATAGCCTGTCTTCCCTTGATTACCCCTCTCAAAAGGCATCCGATGATTCGAACAAAGTCTCTGATAAAAGTCCGGTCCCCCAAGATCCACTGGAG TTTGACAAGAATTCACTGGTATGGGGAAAACCACGACAGCCACCTTTGGAGTCTGCTGAG TGGTACACCTTCTTGGATTCTGAAGGGCGGATCATGGATTCAGAAGCTTTAAGAAAGAGAATATTTTATGGGGGAGTTGAGCACAAATTACGGAAGGAG GTCTGGCCATTCTTGCTGGGATACCATGCATATGATTCAACATATGCAGAAAGGGAGTACCTTAAGGCAATGAAGAAGGCAGAGTTTGAGACAGTCAAGAAGCAGTGGCAG AGTATCTCCCCAGAGCAGGCAAGAAGGTTTACAAAATTCAGGGAGAGAAAAGGCCTTATTGACAAAGATGTG GTGAGGACCGACAGATCTATTTCCTTCTACGATGGGGATGATAATCCAAATGTGAATCTGTTGCATGACATATTGCTAACATACTCGTTTTACAACTTCGATCTTGGTTACTGTCAG GGTATGAGTGATCTTCTGTCCCCAATATTGTTTGTACTGGGGGATGAGTCAGAAtcattttggtgttttgttAAACTGATGGAGCGCCTTGGGCCCAATTTTAACCGTGACCAAAATGGCATGCACTCTCAACTTTTTGCCATAACtaag TTGGTGGAGATGTTGGACAGCCCATTGCATAATTACTTTACGCAGCGTGACTGCTTGAATTACTTCTTTTGTTTCCGCTGGGTTCTGATACAGTTTAAAAG GGAATTTGAATTCGACAAGACATTGAGATTATGGGAGGTACTGTGGACACATTATCCATCTGAGCACCTGCACCTGTACGTGTGTGTTGCTATACTCAAACGATACCGTAGTAAGATAATTGGGGAGCAGATGGACTTCGACACTCTACTGAAGTTCATCAATGAACTGAGTGGTCAAATAAATCTTGATGCTGTTGTGAGGGATGCAGAAGCTCTGTGCATATGTGCTGGTGAGAACGGTGATGCTTGCATTCCACCTGGAACTCCACCCTCACTGCCTGTTGACGATGGTTTGCTGTACCCTCAACAAGAACTGGATGAGATATTGTAA
- the LOC133709874 gene encoding transcription factor MYB57-like → MENKRVKALQQEQPNSWNKKNLWRPEEDFILKKYVETHGEGNWATVSKRSGLNRSGKSCRLRWKNYLRPNIKRGDMSQEEEDLIIRMHKLLGNRWSLIAGRLPGRTDNEVKNYWNTHLNKNNTACSCPAPAPGGRCGRKRKTNDHDHYSDDTHHHQDNCQCSNRRSKISSSTETTKTESITREEEPKYGISSKEDDQSSSSIMSTMTATSYPYWMGDYSSNTDQSLNFDYADIDHQYSPSSSWVQYYLPTITNNNATSSSTFVFDDEPFIAYMDSFLLLEAAFGCTSASTATSEGMQSSVMMPLSSANDPHSPHF, encoded by the exons ATGGAAAACAAAAGAGTGAAAGCTTTGCAGCAAGAGCAACCAAATAGTTGGAACAAGAAGAACTTGTGGAGGCCAGAGGAGGACTTTATTTTGAAGAAGTACGTGGAGACTCATGGTGAAGGAAACTGGGCAACTGTTTCCAAGCGATCAG GTTTGAATCGGAGTGGAAAGAGCTGTAGGCTAAGATGGAAGAACTACTTGAGACCCAACATCAAACGTGGAGACATGTCCCAGGAGGAGGAAGACCTCATTATCCGAATGCATAAGCTTCTTGGCAACCG TTGGTCACTGATTGCTGGTCGGCTTCCTGGTCGAACGGATAATGAAGTGAAGAACTACTGGAATACCCATTTGAACAAGAACAACACCGCCTGCTCCTGCCCCGCACCGGCACCTGGAGGCAGGTGCGGCCGCAAAAGAAAAACCAATGATCATGACCACTACTCGGACGATACTCATCACCATCAAGACAACTGCCAATGTAGTAACAGAAGGAGCAAAATCAGCAGCAGTACTGAAACAACTAAGACCGAAAGCATCACTCGTGAAGAGGAACCGAAATATGGAATTAGCAGCAAAGAGGACGATCAAAGTAGTAGTAGTATCATGAGCACTATGACAGCAACAAGTTACCCATACTGGATGGGTGACTACAGTAGTAACACAGATCAGAGCTTGAATTTCGACTACGCAGACATAGACCATCAGTATTCGCCAAGCAGCAGCTGGGTTCAGTACTACCTGCCTACAATTACAAACAACAATGCAACATCGTCGTCGACATTTGTGTTCGATGACGAGCCTTTCATTGCCTATATGGATTCTTTTCTCTTGCTCGAAGCAGCATTTGGATGCACCAGTGCGTCCACTGCTACTAGTGAGGGAATGCAATCATCAGTTATGATGCCATTATCATCTGCTAATGATCCTCATTCCCCACACTTCTAG